The Microbacterium phyllosphaerae region CCGACACCCACTGCCCCTACTGCGCACTCCAGTGCGCGATGACCTTGACCGCGACCACCGCCACGACTCCGGCCACCGCCGACCGGCCGATGCTTCCGGTGACCGTGGCCGGGCGTGACTTCCCCACCAACCGCGGGGGCCTGTGCAAGAAGGGGTGGACCTCCGCCGAACTGCTCGCCGACACCGGTCGCCTCACCACTCCCCTCGTGCGCGGAGACGACGGCGAGCTGCATCCGGCCGAGTGGGATGCCGCGCTCGACCTGATCGCCGCGCATGTGCGCACGATCGCCGCCGAGGACGGACCCGACGCGATCGGTGTCTTCGGCGGGGGCGGCCTCACGAACGAGAAGGCGTATCAGCTCGGCAAGTTCGCCCGCATCGCGCTGCGCACCTCGCGCATCGACTACAACGGACGCTTCTGCATGTCGTCGGCCGCGGCTGCCGCGAACCGCTCGTTCGGGATCGACCGCGGCCTGCCGTTCCCGTTGACCGACCTCGACACGGCCGAGACGGTGCTGCTGCTCGGCTCGAACGTCGGTGACACCATGCCGCCGTTCGTGTCTCATCTGCAGGGGGCCAGGGCGCGGGGCGGCCTCATCGTCGTCGACCCTCGGCGCAGCTCGACCGCGCGGCTGTGCGCCGACGGCGCGGGCATCCACGTGCAACCGGTGCCCGGCAGCGACCTCGCGCTGCTGCTGGCGCTGACGCACGTCGTCATCGCCGAGGAGCTGTACGACGACGGCTACGTGCGCCAGCGCACCTCGGGCATCGAGGCGCTGCGCCAGTCGGTGTCTGCGTGGTGGCCCGAGCGCGCCGAGACCGTCACGGGGGTTCCGGCGCGCAGCATCCGCGAACTGGCTCGCACGCTGGCCCGCTCCGACTCGACCTACATCCTCACCGGCCGCGGCGTCGAGCAGCACGTCGACGGCACCGACACCGCGACGGCCGCCATCAACCTGGCCCTGCTGCTCGGGCTCCCGGGCACCCCCGGCTGCGGCTACGGCACGCTCACGGGTCAGGGCAACGGACAGGGCGGTCGCGAGCACGGGCAGAAGGCCGACCAGCTGCCCGGCTACCAGTCGATCACCGACCCGGCCGCCCGAGCCTCCGTCGCGGCCGTGTGGGGCGTCGACCCCGACGACCTGCCGGGGCCGGGGGTACCGGCCGTCGAGCTGCTGCAGAGCGCCGGCCTGCCCGGCGGCGTCCGTGCCCTGCTCGTGCACGGCTCGAACGTGTTCGTCTCGGCGCCGAACGTGCAGACGGTGCGCGAGGCGCTCGGCCGTCTCGAGCTGCTCGTCGTGTCGGACTTCTTGCTCTCCGAGACGGCGAGGGCCGCCGACATCGTGCTCCCCGTGCTGCAGTGGGCCGAGGAGGAGGGCACCATGACCAACCTCGAGGGCCGGGTGCTGCGCCGCCGCCGAGCGGTCGACGCCCCCGCCGGTACCCGCAGCGAAC contains the following coding sequences:
- a CDS encoding molybdopterin oxidoreductase family protein encodes the protein MTDTHCPYCALQCAMTLTATTATTPATADRPMLPVTVAGRDFPTNRGGLCKKGWTSAELLADTGRLTTPLVRGDDGELHPAEWDAALDLIAAHVRTIAAEDGPDAIGVFGGGGLTNEKAYQLGKFARIALRTSRIDYNGRFCMSSAAAAANRSFGIDRGLPFPLTDLDTAETVLLLGSNVGDTMPPFVSHLQGARARGGLIVVDPRRSSTARLCADGAGIHVQPVPGSDLALLLALTHVVIAEELYDDGYVRQRTSGIEALRQSVSAWWPERAETVTGVPARSIRELARTLARSDSTYILTGRGVEQHVDGTDTATAAINLALLLGLPGTPGCGYGTLTGQGNGQGGREHGQKADQLPGYQSITDPAARASVAAVWGVDPDDLPGPGVPAVELLQSAGLPGGVRALLVHGSNVFVSAPNVQTVREALGRLELLVVSDFLLSETARAADIVLPVLQWAEEEGTMTNLEGRVLRRRRAVDAPAGTRSELWIMAELARRLDAPGVWSLEPSEVFDELARASAGGRADYSGLSHALLDLGIEAHWPFPLGSLGTPRLFADRFAHADGRATLVAVRARTPEPATGDGLTLITGRLLEQYQSGAQTRRIPELTEKRPSLVAQLHPATARRHGIAEGDGIRLSNVRGEVRARAELTHDIRPDTVFLPFHYADAESANLLTSDRVDPHSAMPEFKRALVQVSAV